A segment of the Nitrospina gracilis 3/211 genome:
CGGCTCACCGGGCAACTGCGCATCCACCGCGAAAACACGCGCGAGTTTTTCGACAAACTGCGCGCCGCCGGGTTCGTCACGCTCCGCTTCGGCGTCGATGCCTGGGCCCGGCGCACACTCAAACTCCAGGTCAAAGGCTACACTCCCGCCCGCATTACGCAGAATCTGCGCGACTGCACGGCGGCGGGCATTTTCAACGAGGTCAACACCGTCATCGGCGTGCCCGGAGAAACGGAAGAGGACATCGACGAGACCATCGACCTCATCATCCAGAACAAGGAGAACATCGGCCGCATCGCCAACATCAACCCGCTCCTGTTCGTCATCGGCAGTGTGTACTGGGAGGAACCGGACAAGTTCAACGTCAAGTTCCGCGCAGACCGAGAGGAGCTTTACCGCAAGTATTCGACGGTCATTCCCTCGCATCTTTGGTACAGCACCGATCCGTACATCGATGAGCATGTGCGCAAAGACCGGTTCATCCGCGTGGTTAAAACCTTGGATCAGAATGGGTTCAACATCGGCGACCTGGCCAAGCAGGTCATCAAGGACGTAGAGGAAGGGCGCGGTGCGGAAGCGCACGCCCGCCCGGACGACTGGGAAGATGAGGTCATCGCCGAAAAGGAAGCCAATCAGAAAGACAAACCCTCTCCCGCGTGGCCGGAAGCAATGAAGGACGACCAGTTCGTCTATGTGAAAAGCGAAGAGGCTGCGGCGCCTCCACCGCAGGAGAACACCTGCATCTTCAAATACAACGGTGTACATTACCGCATCCTACTGGAAGACGGCATGGAGCTTCCCGGCGATACGTGGATTAAAAACGTTCGCAAGGGTGGCGCGGTGACTTCCGCCAAAGGGACCGTTGGCAATCTGGCGCGCAAATTCTTCGGCGACCGCCAACGTTTCCTGCATTACTTCAAACGCGGCACACAGATTCTGAAATCGCGCGGCGTGTCGGGATTCCTTGAACAGTTTCGCGTGCACGTGCAACAGGCCAAAGGCACGGAACGCTTCATCCTCGCCACCGGCGAGGACGTGGAAATCAAGCGCAACCTGGGTGAGGACGTGCAGTTGGTTTATGAAGGGGTGCGCGGATACAACATCATCCGAGTGCTTGGCGACGTGTTTGCTATCAAGCAGGGCCACCCCTTCCACCTGGAATGGTATGAAAACGGCCAGTACGAAGAAGGGGTCTGCATCAATGCCAAATCGGTGCGTGAAGCAGAACGTCTGATCGACCAGCACCTCGCCCAAGAGACCCGGCAGGTCGCGCCGCAACCGGCCACTCAACAGTTGCTGTGTGAGGGGTTTCATGGCTACAATCTGGTTCAGGTGGGCGACCGCGTTTTCGGCGTCAAGCAGGGTTATCCGCTCTACCCTGATAAGGTGAACACGGAATTTTATCCGGAAGGCACACTTTTCGAGGCGGGCAACCAGGGTGAAATCGAATCAGTCATCTCTGCCTATCTGACTGAAGAGCGGGTATAAAGAACCGGATTTCTCCTTCCACGCCTTGCGGGCAGAAAAGACGGGCTTCCAAGGGTTCCCGTCGTTTTGAACTCAAGCTTCTTGATGAAATCGAAGTATGGAATACCTGCGGCGCGCTTCCTTTAAAACGCCCCCTGTTCTGAGTTTCATTCTCCTCGACTGGACGGTGCGGGAGAGTTTTCACACTCTCGATTACCTTAACCACCAGATCGCCGACCGCGGATTGTTCGAGGTCATCTGGATTGAGTTCTACTCGCGGCGGAGCGATGCCATCCGGAATCGTATCGAACGCGCCGAGGCCCTCGGCCTGCCTTCCCCGGTGGACACGTGGATCGTCATGGACCACCCGGAGGATGAGTACTACCACAAACACAAAATGTACAATCGCGGCATCCTCGATGCCTCCGGATCCATCGCCGTGGTGCTGGACTCCGACGCCATCCTGCGCACCGATCTCGTTCAGACCATCCTCGACGAGTTCGGGAAAAACGACAACCTGGCGCTCCATTTCGAACAGATCCGCAACTTCGATCAGAAATTCTATCCGTTCGATTACCCGTCGATCGAAGAGATTATAGGCGAGGGGTGCGTGA
Coding sequences within it:
- a CDS encoding B12-binding domain-containing radical SAM protein, with amino-acid sequence MGALTVDITLKNKRGSHQLSGEKVRFSAHCCFAHDGGIEDLQCMETLGHQLNQRNGELALYGTGRFFTELLSAVPQLKSKIRCVITDDGDTAVTEVEGLPVVSPSALPESIDTVFLCETLTLPRWRMKKRLPDSVTVLDPDLLVDLDDSVIPARAWVPFVDCIYPIDVPEIEFKPNQDMLLIDCPSRNLSFMPNGLGYVHNALKKTSIDFQTLDLDIIVYHRFHIYRLFDTPGRVVTASGREMPEDPWAVEEYDIWQNPDTLEFFQKDIDEIIQKIVAAKPKILGLSIQACNINFSKRVAQGVKKALPDTIILVGGFSCYQASVGLRAFPDCDYMTIGEADLTVGDLVEKLARGERPTGLPGVLSRFDPPDMTFIPGPMPEDLDAIDQPEYEWYDLSVYRNFNHYQLTPVIASRGCRWSLCTFCAERFYWRIRSPKSVVDELEWLADRGCDLFMFNESDFNGKPEIVMAICDEIIRRGLKVRLTGQLRIHRENTREFFDKLRAAGFVTLRFGVDAWARRTLKLQVKGYTPARITQNLRDCTAAGIFNEVNTVIGVPGETEEDIDETIDLIIQNKENIGRIANINPLLFVIGSVYWEEPDKFNVKFRADREELYRKYSTVIPSHLWYSTDPYIDEHVRKDRFIRVVKTLDQNGFNIGDLAKQVIKDVEEGRGAEAHARPDDWEDEVIAEKEANQKDKPSPAWPEAMKDDQFVYVKSEEAAAPPPQENTCIFKYNGVHYRILLEDGMELPGDTWIKNVRKGGAVTSAKGTVGNLARKFFGDRQRFLHYFKRGTQILKSRGVSGFLEQFRVHVQQAKGTERFILATGEDVEIKRNLGEDVQLVYEGVRGYNIIRVLGDVFAIKQGHPFHLEWYENGQYEEGVCINAKSVREAERLIDQHLAQETRQVAPQPATQQLLCEGFHGYNLVQVGDRVFGVKQGYPLYPDKVNTEFYPEGTLFEAGNQGEIESVISAYLTEERV